Proteins encoded within one genomic window of Cyprinus carpio isolate SPL01 chromosome A15, ASM1834038v1, whole genome shotgun sequence:
- the LOC109104220 gene encoding TNF receptor-associated factor 4-like — protein sequence MPGFDYKFLEKPKRRFQCPLCSKAMREPVQVSTCGHRFCDTCLQEFLSEGVFKCPEDQLPLDYAKIYPDPELEQQILALPIRCIHSEEGCRWTGQMKQLQSHFSTCAFNVIPCPNRCSVKLTRRDLPEHLQHDCPKRKVKCEFCGSEFTGEAYENHQGICPQESVYCENKCGARMMRRLLSQHTMTECPKRTQPCKYCGKEFVFDTIQNHQFHCPRFPVQCPNQCGTPNIAREDLANHVKESCGSALVLCPFKEAGCKHRCPKLAIGRHLEESTKSHLTMMCNLVGRQRQEIMELRREMEELSVSHDGVLIWKLTDYSRKLQEAKLRNNHEFFSPPFYTHRYGYKLQVSAFLNGNGSGEGSHLSIYIRVLPGEYDSLLEWPFSYKVTFSILDQSDPSLSKPQHITETFNPDPNWKNFQKPCSSRNSLDESTLGFGYPKFISHEEIKKRNYIRDNSIFLKASIEIPQKIMA from the exons TGAGGGGGTCTTCAAGTGCCCGGAGGACCAGCTCCCACTGGATTACGCCAAG ATCTATCCTGACCCTGAGCTGGAGCAGCAGATACTGGCGCTGCCCATCCGCTGTATTCACAGTGAAGAGGGCTGCCGCTGGACCGGCCAGATGAAACAGCTACAG AGCCACTTCTCAACCTGCGCCTTCAATGTGATCCCCTGTCCCAACCGCTGCTCCGTCAAGCTGACGCGCAGAGACCTGCCCGAGCACCTGCAGCACGACTGTCCCAAACGCAAGGTCAAGTGCGAGTTCTGTGGGAGCGAGTTCACAGGAGAGGCCTATGAG AACCACCAGGGCATCTGTCCGCAGGAGAGCGTGTACTGCGAGAACAAGTGTGGTGCAAGAATGATGAGGAGACTATTATCCCAGCACACCATGACCGAATGCCCCAAACGCACACAGCCCTGCAAGTACTGTGGCAAAGAGTTTGTCTTCGACACCATCCAG AACCACCAGTTCCACTGCCCTCGCTTTCCCGTGCAGTGTCCTAATCAATGCGGCACCCCTAACATCGCACGTGAGGATCTGGCCAACCACGTGAAGGAGAGCTGTGGCAGCGCGCTGGTCCTTTGCCCCTTCAAGGAGGCTGGCTGCAAACACAGA TGCCCAAAGTTGGCAATTGGACGACACCTGGAAGAGAGCACAAAGTCCCATCTGACCATGATGTGTAATCTGGTGGGACGGCAGCGGCAGGAAATCATGGAGCTGAGACGTGAAATGGAAGAGCTGTCGGTGAGTCACGACGGCGTCCTCATCTGGAAACTGACCGACTACTCGCGCAAGCTGCAGGAGGCCAAACTCCGCAACAACCACGAGTTCTTCAGCCCCCCCTTCTACACGCACCGCTacggctacaagctccaggtgtCCGCCTTCCTGAACGGCAATGGCAGCGGCGAAGGCTCGCATCTGTCCATCTACATCCGCGTGCTGCCCGGCGAGTACGACAGCCTCCTGGAATGGCCCTTCTCCTACAAGGTCACCTTCTCCATTTTGGACCAAAGTGACCCGTCGCTGTCCAAACCTCAACATATCACAGAGACCTTCAACCCTGATCCCAACTGGAAGAACTTCCAAAAACCGTGCAGCAGCCGAAACTCGCTGGACGAGAGCACGCTGGGTTTCGGCTACCCCAAGTTCATCTCGCACGAGGAGATCAAGAAGAGGAACTACATCCGCGACAACTCCATCTTCCTCAAAGCTTCCATAGAGATCCCGCAAAAAATCATGGCCTGA